The genomic region GGCGGCGACGCTGCCGCCGCACGCACGCTCGCCCTCGCCGCGGTCCGGCTCCTCCCAGGCGATCCCCTCGAGGCCGGGAGCGAGGAATCGCTCGAGGAGGCCAACGCGCAGAACCACCTCGCCTGGGCACTCCTGGCACAGCTCTCCGATGGCGCCGAGCGCGAGCGCTGGTACGTCGGCGCCCTCGAGCGCTCCGCCGCCTACCTCGCCACGCAGCTCGGCGGACCGCCGGCTGCGCTCCTCGAGCCCCACCGCGAGGAGCTCTTCGCAGCGGCCCGGGCGATCGTCGAGGAGAACCTCGCCGCCTACGCGAAGGCCGAGCGCCGCGGCGGCGCCGGCGGCCCGGTGGAGTTCCCCTCGCCGATCTGGACCACCCCCCGGCAGCCGGTGCTCCTCCCGGCGGAGTTCGTCGGGCTCTACGCCGGCGAGGGCACCGCGGCGCTCCTGCGCAGCGACGCCTTCCTCGCCCTGGCGGTGGATGCCTTCGAGCGGCTCCGCGCCGATCCGGTGGAGCTCCTCCTCGCCACCCGGGAGATCCGCTCGCTCTACCTGCAGGAGGATCTCTTCGCCGCGGCGTCGCCCGAGGGCAGGCCCTTCGACAAAATGCTCTCCGCGCTCATCGCGGACGTGGCCCGGAAGGCTGCGGCCGGCCTCACCGAGGCGGAGATCGCCGCGACCTTCGGCGCCGAGGCGGACGCGCGCACGCTGGCGCTGGCCCGCACCAAGCTCGCGGCGCAGCGGGATCGCGAGGCCTCCTGGTACGGCGCGGCGCTCCACGCCGCGGACCGGTAGCGGGAGAGGATCAGGCGACCCGGGTGCCGCCCTCCGCCTCGTCGCCGAGGAGGAAGCGGTAGGCCTGCTCGAAGATCGCCTTGCCGCCGGTCTCGATCAGGTGGCCGTGGGCGAGGACCACGCGGTCGAAATCCCAGCCGGCGATCCGCGCGATCGAGGGCCGCGCCTCGCGGGTGAAGGTGAGCTTCATGTCGAGGGGCGGCCCGGGCTTCTCGTAGAGGCCGAAGGCCCGCCCCACCATCCGCATCTCCCACGAAGAGTCGCGGTGGGCCGATTCCATCAAGTCGGCGAGGACGAGCGTGCGCGTGTCGCGGTGGAAGAAGGCGACCTCGTCGAGGTAGCGGTGGCCGTGGACCACCTGCTGATCGATCTCGCCGAGCCAGCCCGCCGGCGCCTCGTCGCCGAGGACGGTGGCGGGCTGCAGGTCGGGCCGCTTCTTCGGCAGCCCTGGCGAGACGAAGAGCTGCGAACCGGGGAAGCGCTGGCGGAAGGCGCCGGCGTAGAGGTGGTGCAGCTTGCTCGGCGCCACCACCCACCTCACCGGCCCGAGCTGCTGCAGCGCCTCCACCAGCAGATCGTCCGGCTCCACCGGCGAGTGGACCCAGAGGTCGCCGCTGCGGAGGCGAACGACCGTCATCCGGGTGCCCATCGGCACGCCGTAGAAGCGCAAGGGGCGCTCCGCGATCCAGACGCGATCCGCGACGAGGGGACGAAGGGTGCTGTTGTCCATGGACGGGATCGTACGACGGCCCGCACGGCGGCCGGTAGTGCGCCCCCCTGCCCCGCACCTGTGGAAAGCCGCCGAAACGTCAGCCGATGGGTACTTCGCCGCCGCCGAGTTCCTCCTCCCGGAGCCAGCCCACCCGATCGGCGAGGAGGACCTCGTAGCCGACGGGGCGATCCGCCGCGGTGGAGAAGAAGGGCTGCAGCGCCGCCACCAGGCGCCCGAGGCCGCCGTTGCCCTGGAAGCGACGGGCGCATTCCTCCTCGAGCCAGAAGTCGACGGCGAGGGCGCTGCCGGTCTCCGGATCGCCGAGGAAGAGGCAGCCCAGGTAGCCGTCGAGCTGCTGCTTGGGGCCAAGCCCCTCGTCGTGGAAGACGCGCTTCGCGTCGTTCATCCGCTCGGGGAGGAAGTGGTAGCGGGTGACGCCTGCGTACATGGCGGAAGGGCTCCTTGCCTTGCGGGTCCACGACGCCAAGCTGTGTCGCCGCGGGCAGGATGCATCCCCCGAAGAGAAGAAGGCCGCCCCCACGCGGTGGTGGAGACGGCCTTCGAGCTGCAATCTGGCTCTGGGGATCAGCCCACCAGCATCCGCATCGGGTTCTCCAGGGCGCGCTTCACGGCCTGGAGGAACTGCGCGCCCACGGCGCCGTCGACGATGCGGTGATCACCCGAGTAGCCGATCCGCATCCGGTGGCCGACGACGATCTGGCCCTTCTCCACCACCGGCTCCTCGCGGACCTTGCCCACCGAGACGATGGAGGCCTGGGGCGGGTTGACGATGGCATAGAAGTGCTCGATGTCGAACATGCCGAGGTTCGACACGGTGATCGTGCCGCCCTGGTACTCGTCCGGCTTGAGCTTCTTGTCGCGGGCCTTCGTCGCCAGCTCGCGGACCTGGCGGTTCATCTCGCCGAGGCTCATCCGGTCGGCGCTGCGGAGCACCGGCGTGATGAGACCGTCCTCGAGGGCCACCGCCACACCGAGGTTCACCTCCGCCGGGATCGACAGGGTGTTCTCGTCGACGAGCTGGGCGTGGACCCGCGGGAACTCCCGCACGCCCATCGCCACCGCCTTGAGGATCAGGTCGTTGATCGAGAACTGCACCTCGGCGGCCTTGGCCTCCGCCCGGAACTTCACCGCCTGCGCCATGTCGACGTCCATGGTCAGGTAGAAGTGCGGGATGTCGCGCTTGGCCTGCTGGAGGTTGCGCGCGATCGCCTTGCGCATCTGCGACATCGGCTGGGTCTGCGCCGCTGCGGCGACCGCAGGGGCAGCTGCCGGTGCGGCAGCAGCGGCGGCACTGGCCGGGGCACGGCTCGCCTGCTGCACGTCCTCGCGGGTGATCCGCCCGCCGGGGCCGGTGCCCTGGAGCGTGGTGAGATCGACGCCCATCTCCGCCGCCATCTTCCGGGCGACCGGGGAGGCGCGGACCTTCTCACCGCTGGCGGTGCGGCCGGCCTTCGGCACCGGCGGCGCCATGGTGTGGCCCCAGCCGAAGGTGATGCCGGGGATCTCGCCGGGGGCGCTGCGCTTGCGGTACTCGGCTGCTGCAGGCTGGATGGCGCCTGCTGCAGGCTTCGAAGGCTTCCACTGCACCTTCTCGCCCTTGTCCGCTGCGGGAGCGGGAGCGGGAGCCGGCGCAGCGGCGGCAGGTGCAGCAGGAGCTGCGCCGCCGGCGACCGCCTGCCAGTTGGCGCCCGGCTCACCGATCACCGCGATCACGCCGCCGACCGGCGCAGCAGCGCCGTCGCCGACGAGGATCTTGAGGATGGTGCCGCCCTCGTAGGCCTCCATCTCCAGCGTGGCCTTGTCGGTCTCCACCTCGGCGATCGGATCGCCGGTGCGGACCTTGTCGCCTTCCTTGACCAGCCACTTCTGGATGGTGCCCTCGGTCATGGTGTCCGAGAGCTTGGGCATCTGCACCGCGGTGGCCTTGCCGCCTGCCCCGGCAGCCGCAGGAGCAGCCGCAGGTGCAGCAGCGGGAGCGGGCGCAGCAGCAGGAGCCGGCGCGGGCGCCGCCTTCGGCGCAGCGGCGCCACCGGCAGCAGCCTGCCAATCCTCGCCGGCCTTGCCGACCACGGCGATGACCGAGCCCACCGCTGCGGAGGCGCCGTCGGCGCTCAGGATCTTGAGGATGGTGCCGGCCTCGTAGGCCTCCATCTCCAGGGTGGCCTTGTCGGTCTCCACCTCGGCGATGGGATCGCCCGCCCGGACGGTGTCACCCTCCTTGACCAGCCACTTCTGGATGGTGCCCTCGGTCATGGTGTCCGAGAGCTTCGGCATCTGGATCGCGCTTGCCACGGACTACCCCTACCGCACGTTGAGGGTGAGCTTCACGGTCTCGACCACGCTCGAGGCGTCCGGCCGGGCCAGCTTCTCGAGGGCCATCGAATAGGGCATCGGCACGTCACCGCCGGTGACGCGCATCACCGGTGCGTCGAGGACGTCGAAGCAGGCGCGCTGCACGATGTCGGAGATGGTGGAGCCCACGTTGAAGTAGGGCCAACCCTCCTCGACGATCACGCAGCTGCCGGTCTTGCGCACCGAGTTGACGATGATCTCCTCGTCGAGCGGCCGGATCGTGCGGGGGTCGACGACCTCCACCTCGATGCCCTGCTTCGCCAGCTCCTCGGCGCCGTCCATCGCCAGTTTGAGGGCACGGCCCCAGGCGACGACGGTGCAGTGGCTGCCCTCGCGCTTGATGTCGCCCACGCCGATCGGGATGGTGTACTCGCCGTCGGGCACCATGCCCTTCCACGCGTACATGGTCTCGCTTTCCATGAAGCAGACCGGGTCGTCGTCGCGGATGGCGCTCTTGAGGAGCCCCTTCGCGTCGGCGGGGGTGCCGGGCACGATCACCTTGAGGCCCGGGAAGTAGGCGTACTGCGCCTCGAAGAACTGCGAGTGCTGCGCAGCCAGCGAGTGCGCCGCGCCGTTCGGGCCGCGGAAGACGATCGGGCACTTGAGGGCGCCGGCGCTCATGTAGCGCATCTTCGCCGCGGTGTTGACGATCTGGTCCATCGCGAGGATCGCGAAGTTCCAGGTCATCACCTCGATGATCGGCCGCAGGCCGGCCATCGCCGCACCCACGCCGAGGCCGGCGAAGCCGAGCTCGGAGATCGGCGAGTCGATCACCCGCTTCGAGCCGTATTTGTCGAGCAGGCCCTTCGACACCTTGTAGGCGCCGTTGTAGGCGCCGACTTCCTCACCCATGAGGAAGACGTCGCCGTCGCGGCCGAGTTCCTCGTCGAGGGCCTCGTTCAGGGCTTCACGGAAGGTGAGCTCACGCATCACTTGCTCTCCCCGCGGCGGATCGGATCCACGTAGATGTCGGCGTAGAGCTGGGAGGGCTCCGGCCACGGCGACTCGTCGGCGAACTTCACCGACCCGTCCACGTCCTTCTCCACCTGCTCCTCGATGGCGGTGAAGTCGGCGTCCTTCGCCAGCTTCTTCTTCGTCATGTAGTCGCGGAGCTTCGGGATCGGGTCGTTCTTGCGCTCGGTCTCGACCTCGTCGCGGGTGCGGTAGACCGCCGGATCCGACATCGAGTGGCCGCGGAACCGGTAGGTGCGGGCCTCGAGGAGCGTCGGACCCTCACCGGCCCTGGCGCGATCCGCGGCGCGCTTCACCGCGTCGTACATCGCCAGCGCGTCCATGCCGTCGACCGGCTCGCCGGGGATGTTGTGGGCGGAGCCGCGCTTCCAGACCTCGACCTCCGCGGAGGAGACCTTGATCGGCGTGCCCATGCCGTAGCGGTTGTTCTCGCAGATGAAGATCGCGGGGACCTTCCAGAGCGCCGCCATGTTGAGCGCCTCGTGGAAGGCGCCCTGGTTCACCGCCGCCTCGCCGAAGTAGCAGACGGTCACGCGCTTGTCGTCCCGGTAGTGGGACGCGAAGGCGGTGCCGAGTGCCAGCGGGATCTGCGCGCCGACGATGCCCCAGCCGCCGTAGAAATGGCGGGGGATATCGAAGAGATGCATCGATCCGCCCTTGCCGCCGGCCACACCCGTCGCCTTGCCGAAGAGCTCGGCCATGACCGGCCCCGGGGGCGTGCCGCGGGCCAGGATCTGGCCGTGATCGCGGTAGGCGGTGATGACGTAGTCGTCATCGTTGAGCGCTGCCTCGGTGCCGACCGCAACGGCCTCCTGGCCGATGTAGAGGTGGCAGAAGCCGCCGATCTTCTGCAGGCCGTACTGCTGGGCCGAGCGCTCCTCGAAGCGCCGCAGCAAGTACATCTGCCGATACATCTCGATCAGGGTGTCGCGATCGAGCTTTTCCGCGAGCCCGTACCTGGGGTTCGCCACCGTGGGACCTCCTCCCGGTAAAAAATCGCGCGAGAGATAGGGTCTCCCTGTCGTCCAGTCAAAGGAAAAGGGGCGACGCGCCGCGTTGCGCCAGGGGTCGCTGGGCCACCGCATGCCTGCCTGGAATGGGCTGCAACGCCCTCCCGACGGGCTCCGGCGGGCCAAAGGTCGGCTCCTTGACACCCTGCGCCACCCGGCGCTATTCACCGCGCCGACCCGCACCCGGCGTGCACCTGTTGCACGAGCGTGCGACAGCACTATCGGCTGGTCGACACTGCGTGTCGCCCCCGTCCGGAGGTTCTCGATGCGTCTGGCTCGTCTCCCGCTCCTCGTCGGAGCCCTTGCCCTCGCTGTGGCCTCCGTCGGCTGCTCGGAAAAGCGCACCACCCAGGGCGGCACCGGCGGGACCGGTGGCGGCACCGGTGGCACCGGCGGCTCTCCCTTCGGCGAGACCCGGATCTACGACCTCCAGGACCCCGAGAAGCAGCCCGCGCTCAACACGCAGGTGGTGCTCGACGACGTGGTGGTCACCGCGGTGGTCGAGCGGCGCCAGCCGGACGGCAGCTACGCCCCCCAGCACTTCTTCGTGCAGGAGCAGGCGGGCGGCCCGTACTCCGGCATCTTCGTCCGCAACGGCAGCGACGGGCAGCACGTGGTCAAGGACGTCCCCGCCGTCGGCGACGTCGTGAAGCTGGCCGGCACCCTGGACGAGTACTACGAGCGCACCCAGATCGAGGTGCTCACCCTGGACAACAAGGGCACCGGCACCCTGCCCGCCCCTGCGGTCGTCGATCCCGAGGCGATCGCCACCGGCGGCGCGGAGCAGGAGGCCTGGGAGGGCGTGCTCGTCCAGGTGGACGACGCCATCTCCACCGACGCCGCCGTCCTCGACGACCAGGGCCAGGATCGCGGCAACTTCCGGATCAACACCCAGGGCCGGACCGAAGGCGGCGTCCTCGTCGGCACGCTGATGCGCACCGGCTACGTGCGCGTGCCCGGCGACACCTTCACCTCGGTGGTCGGCGTGCTCGACTACGCCTACGAGGAGTCGCGCCTCGAGCCGCGCTTTGCCGAGGACATCACCTTCACCGACGGAACCCACCCAGGCCTCCGCGACGCAGGCGAGAAGACCGTCTACCAGCTCCAGAACCCGGCAGACCCCGCCTACCCCCACCCGCCCGCGACGGTGACGGTCAAGGACGTGATCGTCACCGCCAATGCCGGCAGCAGGATCTGGGTGCAGGCGCAGG from Vulgatibacter sp. harbors:
- a CDS encoding 2-oxo acid dehydrogenase subunit E2, with translation MASAIQMPKLSDTMTEGTIQKWLVKEGDTVRAGDPIAEVETDKATLEMEAYEAGTILKILSADGASAAVGSVIAVVGKAGEDWQAAAGGAAAPKAAPAPAPAAAPAPAAAPAAAPAAAGAGGKATAVQMPKLSDTMTEGTIQKWLVKEGDKVRTGDPIAEVETDKATLEMEAYEGGTILKILVGDGAAAPVGGVIAVIGEPGANWQAVAGGAAPAAPAAAAPAPAPAPAADKGEKVQWKPSKPAAGAIQPAAAEYRKRSAPGEIPGITFGWGHTMAPPVPKAGRTASGEKVRASPVARKMAAEMGVDLTTLQGTGPGGRITREDVQQASRAPASAAAAAAPAAAPAVAAAAQTQPMSQMRKAIARNLQQAKRDIPHFYLTMDVDMAQAVKFRAEAKAAEVQFSINDLILKAVAMGVREFPRVHAQLVDENTLSIPAEVNLGVAVALEDGLITPVLRSADRMSLGEMNRQVRELATKARDKKLKPDEYQGGTITVSNLGMFDIEHFYAIVNPPQASIVSVGKVREEPVVEKGQIVVGHRMRIGYSGDHRIVDGAVGAQFLQAVKRALENPMRMLVG
- a CDS encoding DUF4336 domain-containing protein, whose amino-acid sequence is MDNSTLRPLVADRVWIAERPLRFYGVPMGTRMTVVRLRSGDLWVHSPVEPDDLLVEALQQLGPVRWVVAPSKLHHLYAGAFRQRFPGSQLFVSPGLPKKRPDLQPATVLGDEAPAGWLGEIDQQVVHGHRYLDEVAFFHRDTRTLVLADLMESAHRDSSWEMRMVGRAFGLYEKPGPPLDMKLTFTREARPSIARIAGWDFDRVVLAHGHLIETGGKAIFEQAYRFLLGDEAEGGTRVA
- a CDS encoding pyruvate dehydrogenase complex E1 component subunit beta → MRELTFREALNEALDEELGRDGDVFLMGEEVGAYNGAYKVSKGLLDKYGSKRVIDSPISELGFAGLGVGAAMAGLRPIIEVMTWNFAILAMDQIVNTAAKMRYMSAGALKCPIVFRGPNGAAHSLAAQHSQFFEAQYAYFPGLKVIVPGTPADAKGLLKSAIRDDDPVCFMESETMYAWKGMVPDGEYTIPIGVGDIKREGSHCTVVAWGRALKLAMDGAEELAKQGIEVEVVDPRTIRPLDEEIIVNSVRKTGSCVIVEEGWPYFNVGSTISDIVQRACFDVLDAPVMRVTGGDVPMPYSMALEKLARPDASSVVETVKLTLNVR
- the pdhA gene encoding pyruvate dehydrogenase (acetyl-transferring) E1 component subunit alpha yields the protein MANPRYGLAEKLDRDTLIEMYRQMYLLRRFEERSAQQYGLQKIGGFCHLYIGQEAVAVGTEAALNDDDYVITAYRDHGQILARGTPPGPVMAELFGKATGVAGGKGGSMHLFDIPRHFYGGWGIVGAQIPLALGTAFASHYRDDKRVTVCYFGEAAVNQGAFHEALNMAALWKVPAIFICENNRYGMGTPIKVSSAEVEVWKRGSAHNIPGEPVDGMDALAMYDAVKRAADRARAGEGPTLLEARTYRFRGHSMSDPAVYRTRDEVETERKNDPIPKLRDYMTKKKLAKDADFTAIEEQVEKDVDGSVKFADESPWPEPSQLYADIYVDPIRRGESK